The genomic segment CTAAGTTTTATTTAAAAGCCCTAAAGGTTAAATTCCTACATGAATGATCAATGGAAAACAAAACTAACTCTTATAGAAAGAGCTAAAGCTGAACCCGAGGATATAGATACCTGGGATGAGTTTATTAAGTTTTATGAACCCTTCATCATTATGCTTCTCAACAAACACAAAATAAACATCAGTAATCGTGATGATTTATGCCAAATCATTCTGCTTAAAATTTGGAAGTTTATTTCATCTTACACCAAGGAAAAAGCGCGCTTTAGAACTTGGCTTAGTACTTTAATTCGCAATGAAATAGTCACCTATATAAACAAAGCAAACAAGGATCGCCAAAGAGAATTTGAATATGATAAGCTCGACACGAACAATAAAACTAAGCTCGAGGAAAGCATTGAAAGCGAATGGCAGGAGCATCTAACCAATTTAGCCTTTGAAAGGCTGGAGAAAAAATTCTCCGAAAACTCAATGAAAGTCTTTACAATGAGTCTGGAAGGATATAACACAGAAGATATTGCTAAAAAACTCGAGCTCAATAAAGAATCAGTCTTTGTATTGAGAAGCAAAGTAAAAACAGCCTTTAAAAAAGAAGTCGAAAATATTCGTCGGCATATCGAGCTGTGAAAGAGGGCTCCAAACAATCTCTCATGGGTCTACTGAATGACCTAGATGACCCCTGGGAAGAGGAGAATCAACTTCCTAAAAAAGAAGAACAGGAAGCCCGCTACACTTATATTAAGCATATTGCCTCAGGCGGGCAGAAAAACATCTCTTCAGCTTTTGACACAAAACTTCATCGAACTGTAGCTTTAGCTGAACTAAAGAGCGACCTTCCTGACCAGGAAACAGAGAGCTTTATTGAAGAGATTTTTTTAACGGCGTCTTTTCAACACCCAAACATTATTAAAATTCTCGATTTTGGCATCCGCAAAGAGGATACACTCTTTTTTACTATGGAGCTTATGCTCAATAGTAATTTAAGAAATCATATAAAAAAGAATGAAACTCCCGCTACTCAAAATTTAGAAATCTTTCTAAAGATTTGCGATGCCATAGCCTACGCTCATTCCAAGGGCGTTATTCACTTGGATTTAAAACCCGATAATATTCAAATCGGAGCCTTTGGTGAAGTCCTAATTAGTGATTGGGGACTGAGTAAAAAACTAGGATCAGGCTTAAAAAATAGCAAAAGTCAGGGCACTCCGGGATTTATGGCCCCTGAACAAACAGCTAGTGGGGCTGAATTAAGTTCTGCTACTGACATCTACAGTTTAGGAGCAATTCTAAGCTTTCTATTCTCTAAAGTTCCTGAAAACGAAATCCCACAGGGAATTCATGCGGTAATTAAAAAAGCAATGGCTCAGGACCCCGAAGAGCGATACCAAAAAGTTGAAGACCTAAAACATGAAATTAGCAATTTTATTGCGGGTTATTCTACCAATGCACAGCAGGCCGGTTTCATAAAAGAACTGCAATTGCTCATTCGTCGCAATAGCCAACTCTGCATAACCATATTTACATCTCTTATCTTAATCACTTGCTTAACGGCTTACTTTTTACTTAACCTTAAAGATAAAAATGTAAATCTTGCTCAGTCAATTGAAGAGCTGGAAATTACCGGTCGCAAACTCAGTAAATCGGTTATTCTGGAAAAGCAGTTGAATACGGAATTAGTGAATCGTGAGCTCAAGGTGGCTGAAAATTTAATGCAGTACCCACTTTATTTTAGCTCACCGGCAAGCTCTTCACAAAAAGCACTCGATATTTATCTAAGACAGGAAAATACCCAAACCTTCAATAAAAAACTCTTAATAATCTTGTTAATAAGACAGGATTTTGATAAAATCCTTGAGCTTGAGCTAAAAGCGCCTGAAGAGCTTATGGAAATTATAGAAAAATTCGCCCAAAAGCCTAAGAGTGCTGATGGCGTCTTAAAGGAACTCAAGGATTTTGTAGAGCTTCTTCAAACGATGAATAACTTGCCAAATAAACCCTTTTCAAATTTAAAAAAGGCATATATGGAGAGGGCTGTTTACTATAGTGATGATGTTGTAAAGCCCATCATCATGAGCCCCCTTATCATTAAACAACTGATAAAGACCTGGAACCCCGACTGGGATACGAATAATTTATTCTACAGCATCCATAACTCCAGTCTAACTCTTAGAGGCCATGAACTGAGTGTACTTTCAGACAACTCCCCTTACTCTTCTCACTACAGCTTCCTACGCTTTCTTAAGTTTAAAAAATTGGATTTAAGAGAAAGTAATATTGCAGTAATGAGACATCTCAATGGCCTGGACTTACAAACCCTGGATATAAGAGAAACTCAGGTTCAAAATCTACACCCACACAAGGCAACAAGAGATATTTCCACTGTGATTATAAACCCAGGTCAATTCCCCGAAGAATCCATCAATCATTTACCACCAGCCGTAAAAATCATACAAAGAAAATAATCTTGCTTAAAACCTAAAACTTATCGAAAATTAATACTTTCACTTTCAATTCTTTTTCAAATTAAGCTTACAAGTTTTTGCTAATTTCGCATTGATGAGTTAAGAGAACGTACTAAAAAACCAGCTGTGCCAATGCGTTCTGTAAACCTATTCCTGAAGCATTTTCCACATTGTCAGCATTTCTGTTGAAGTGATTAATGGATCACAATTATTGAAGTCTCTTTTCTTGAGCTTACTCATTAGTAGACCCAGAAAAATAGATCATTCAGGGTCGATTAGATAAAGTCACCATTCTATATTTGAAGAGTTTAGTACCTTTCTTTAAAACTAGCGTATTTTTTTATTAATTTTTTGGTTTAGCCAAGGTATCTTCGAAGGGTTTGGTTCGGGGACATATGATATATTTCCAGGTCTTGGGAATTGAACTTCTGAGCTTTTCCATTTGCGTCTCAAATTCCGGGTTGTTGGCTAAGTTGGTATATTCTTTTGGATCTTTGCTAATATCATAAAATTCTTCGGAACCATCGGCATAGCGAATGAGTTTCCATTGATTCTGTCTCACAGCAAAATTCCCCGGGCCGAAACTGATCAGAACAGGTTTATCCCATGCGACATCTTTCTCCTTCAGCAGAGGACTTATACTATTACCATCTAATTCTTGAGATAAATCTAAGTTACAGAGATCAACAAGGCTTGGGTAGATGTCTTGTAAACTCACTGGATCATTGATAAGTTTTGCTTCTTTCATCCCAGGCATTTTAATGATGAAAGGGACTCTGGTTCCCTGCTCCCAAAGGGACATTTTGCGCCAGTGCTCTTTTTCTCCCAGGTGCCAGCCATGGTCACTCCAAAGGATGACAATAGTATTTTTTGTATAGGGTGATTCTTCCAGAGCTTTAAGGACTCTCCCCACATTGTAATCGGCGTAGGAACCATAGGCTCACAGCATCATCTTGTATATCACCCAACATGGGGCCACTAATTAAATTTAAGCCCTTAGATTTAGCAATATTTGATATTGCGGGATCACTTAATAGGGCATTTATTTGAAATTTCTTGAGCTAACTAATCATAATTGATCCTTTTATATGCAATTTTCCGTCATATATAAAGTCATTTTAGAAAACTTAATGAGCTGTGGTGGAAAAATTCAAGTTTGAATAGCACAGTATATTAATTTGCTGGAAGTTTATAAATTTCATTTTCTCTTTTTAACTCCAACTGCTAAAGTTCTGAATGACTGATCAATGGAAAACTAAGCTCACTCTAATTGAAAGAGCCAAAACCGAACCCGAGGATATTGAAACTTGGGAAGAGTTCGTAAGATTTTATGAGCCCTTCATTGGCATGGTTCTCAACAAACATAGAGTTGACTACAGTGCCAAGGACGATATATCTCAAGTTATCCTTTTACAGATATGGAAGTCCATCCCCAGCTACAATAAAGAAAAAGCCGGCTTTCGAACTTGGTTAAGCACCATTATTCGCAATGCCATTGCAAGGCATTACAATAAAATCAACGCTACTAAGCAACGCGAAAACGCTTATCATGAGCTCGATAATAAGACCTCAGCCGATGGCCTTGAAGAAATTATTGAGAGTGAATGGAAGGGCTACCTCACAAAACTTGCTTTTGAACGACTGCGTGAATCCTTTTCAGAAAGCTCCATTCAGGTCTTTTTCCTAAGCCTTGAGGGCAAAGACAGCGATACCATTGCCGATGAACTCGAGCTGACTAAAGATAGTGTCTTTGTACTTCGCAGCCGCGTTAAAAAAGCCTTTAAGAAAGAAGTGGAAAATATTCGTAGGCACCTAGAACTTTGAGTCAGGAATTCCCAGATTCACTCGACACCTTTCTTTTCGATGATCAGGATGATTGGGCAGAAAAAAATCCCCTATCCAAAAGAGATGATTCACGTTACACAGATGTAATTCTAATTGCATCAGGTGGTCAAAAAAACATTTACTCGGCTCATGACACAAAACTTGATAGAGAGGTCGCTCTTGCTGAACTACAAGAAGACATCCCAGAACGAGAAGCCGAAAGTTTCATTAATGAAATTTTTCTAACCGCTTCTTTTCAGCACCCAAACATCATTAAAATCCTGGATTTCGGTATACGAAAAGAAGACACACCCTATTTCACTATGGAGTTAATGCAGAATAGTACTCTTAATGATTATATAAAAAAGCAGCAGCAAAACTCACCCAAAAACTTGGAGATTTTCCTCAAAATTTGTGATGCAATTTCCTATGCTCATTCCAAAGGGGTCATTCATCTGGATCTAAAACCAGCTAATATCCAGGTCGGCTCACACGGTGAAGTTCTCATCAGTGATTGGGGACTTAGTAAAAAAATTGAACCAAATCTAAAATGTAAAAGCAAAAGA from the Lentisphaera araneosa HTCC2155 genome contains:
- a CDS encoding serine/threonine-protein kinase, whose product is MGLLNDLDDPWEEENQLPKKEEQEARYTYIKHIASGGQKNISSAFDTKLHRTVALAELKSDLPDQETESFIEEIFLTASFQHPNIIKILDFGIRKEDTLFFTMELMLNSNLRNHIKKNETPATQNLEIFLKICDAIAYAHSKGVIHLDLKPDNIQIGAFGEVLISDWGLSKKLGSGLKNSKSQGTPGFMAPEQTASGAELSSATDIYSLGAILSFLFSKVPENEIPQGIHAVIKKAMAQDPEERYQKVEDLKHEISNFIAGYSTNAQQAGFIKELQLLIRRNSQLCITIFTSLILITCLTAYFLLNLKDKNVNLAQSIEELEITGRKLSKSVILEKQLNTELVNRELKVAENLMQYPLYFSSPASSSQKALDIYLRQENTQTFNKKLLIILLIRQDFDKILELELKAPEELMEIIEKFAQKPKSADGVLKELKDFVELLQTMNNLPNKPFSNLKKAYMERAVYYSDDVVKPIIMSPLIIKQLIKTWNPDWDTNNLFYSIHNSSLTLRGHELSVLSDNSPYSSHYSFLRFLKFKKLDLRESNIAVMRHLNGLDLQTLDIRETQVQNLHPHKATRDISTVIINPGQFPEESINHLPPAVKIIQRK
- a CDS encoding sigma-70 family RNA polymerase sigma factor, which produces MNDQWKTKLTLIERAKAEPEDIDTWDEFIKFYEPFIIMLLNKHKINISNRDDLCQIILLKIWKFISSYTKEKARFRTWLSTLIRNEIVTYINKANKDRQREFEYDKLDTNNKTKLEESIESEWQEHLTNLAFERLEKKFSENSMKVFTMSLEGYNTEDIAKKLELNKESVFVLRSKVKTAFKKEVENIRRHIEL
- a CDS encoding sigma-70 family RNA polymerase sigma factor → MTDQWKTKLTLIERAKTEPEDIETWEEFVRFYEPFIGMVLNKHRVDYSAKDDISQVILLQIWKSIPSYNKEKAGFRTWLSTIIRNAIARHYNKINATKQRENAYHELDNKTSADGLEEIIESEWKGYLTKLAFERLRESFSESSIQVFFLSLEGKDSDTIADELELTKDSVFVLRSRVKKAFKKEVENIRRHLEL